One genomic window of Anaerolineales bacterium includes the following:
- a CDS encoding phage late control D family protein, whose translation MPEPVYVSSESAAFGDFRVPQFKVLAPGLGLRGNVVRDVVSVSYRDTLREIDGFDLTINNWDSAARTFKFVGAETAATLNEHDPHYAPLHRMFEPSNKTFEVKMGYRDNLTTMITGHCTTLEPAFSGGAASTLSGRGLNVLHSLRRKQYSDTFRDIKPSQIAREISQKNDPETHDRRFPIPIDVDQAALGREHPIEYISQRNQYDIDFLFSLARRQGYVVYVGPNQSRLYFGPSTSNTPQALRDVTYILKWGVTLMDFKPTLNAANQVKSVTIRGMNRATGRRIRETVTLRDAGITINRDLLPILEASEPREEQVVNEAVPSETAAHDRALAILLERFKEFVTASGTTVGLPDLRAGMQVKIEGVGSRFSGMYFVTETTHTINDSGYRTGFKIRREDPGGGAG comes from the coding sequence ATGCCCGAACCCGTGTATGTCTCCAGTGAATCCGCCGCCTTCGGCGACTTCCGGGTCCCGCAATTCAAAGTGCTCGCGCCGGGACTCGGCCTGCGCGGCAACGTAGTGCGGGACGTGGTGAGCGTATCGTACCGCGACACGCTCCGGGAGATCGACGGGTTCGATCTGACGATCAACAACTGGGACTCCGCCGCCCGGACCTTCAAATTCGTCGGCGCCGAGACCGCCGCCACGCTGAACGAGCACGATCCGCATTACGCGCCGCTGCACCGCATGTTCGAGCCGTCGAACAAGACCTTCGAGGTCAAGATGGGCTACCGGGACAATCTGACGACGATGATTACGGGCCATTGCACGACGCTCGAGCCGGCTTTCTCCGGAGGGGCGGCTTCGACCCTCAGCGGGCGCGGATTGAACGTCCTCCACTCGCTGCGCCGGAAGCAGTATTCCGACACCTTCCGCGACATTAAGCCCAGCCAGATCGCCCGCGAAATCTCACAGAAGAACGATCCGGAGACGCACGACCGGCGCTTCCCGATCCCGATCGACGTCGACCAGGCCGCCCTGGGCCGCGAACACCCGATCGAATACATTTCGCAGCGGAACCAGTACGACATCGACTTCCTCTTCAGCCTGGCGCGCCGCCAGGGATACGTCGTGTACGTCGGCCCGAACCAGTCGCGGCTCTACTTTGGCCCCTCCACGAGCAATACGCCCCAGGCGCTGCGGGACGTAACCTACATCCTTAAGTGGGGCGTCACCCTCATGGATTTCAAGCCGACGCTCAACGCGGCCAACCAGGTGAAATCGGTGACCATCCGCGGAATGAACCGCGCCACCGGCCGGCGGATCCGCGAGACGGTCACGCTGCGGGACGCGGGGATCACGATCAACCGCGACCTGCTGCCGATCCTCGAGGCGAGCGAGCCGCGCGAGGAGCAGGTGGTCAACGAGGCGGTGCCGTCGGAAACCGCCGCCCACGACCGCGCGCTGGCGATCCTGCTCGAGCGTTTCAAGGAGTTCGTCACCGCCAGCGGGACCACGGTCGGACTGCCGGATCTGCGGGCGGGGATGCAGGTGAAGATCGAGGGGGTCGGCTCGCGGTTCAGCGGGATGTACTTCGTCACCGAAACCACGCACACGATCAACGATTCGGGGTACCGGACGGGTTTTAAGATCCGCCGGGAGGATCCGGGCGGAGGAGCGGGATAG
- a CDS encoding phage tail protein: MGLLGSVGIGFRADPPFTHNFLISLLDTTSGGSLALTIALSAVLDVAVGGFSECSGLEMAMQPEEYKEGGRNGETLKFPTRVTWGNITLKRGVGAWPTLWDWHYAFTQGKGKRRDGLIVLFNDLHLPTNIWYFSRGLPVRYTGPTLNAAQNTVAVESIEIAHEGVYQVPGISAGTAAAMAAISLGLRYG; encoded by the coding sequence ATGGGCCTTCTCGGAAGCGTGGGCATCGGGTTCCGCGCGGATCCGCCCTTCACCCACAATTTTCTGATCAGCCTGCTGGATACGACCAGCGGCGGGAGCCTCGCGCTCACGATCGCTCTGTCCGCCGTGCTCGATGTGGCCGTGGGAGGGTTCAGCGAGTGCAGCGGGCTGGAGATGGCGATGCAACCGGAGGAGTACAAGGAAGGCGGCCGCAACGGAGAGACGCTTAAATTCCCCACCCGGGTGACCTGGGGCAACATCACCCTCAAGCGCGGGGTCGGCGCTTGGCCCACATTGTGGGATTGGCACTACGCCTTCACCCAGGGCAAGGGCAAGCGCCGCGACGGGCTGATCGTTCTGTTCAACGACCTGCACCTGCCCACCAACATCTGGTATTTCTCGCGCGGCCTGCCCGTCAGGTACACCGGGCCGACGCTCAACGCGGCGCAGAACACCGTCGCGGTCGAGAGCATCGAGATCGCCCACGAGGGCGTCTACCAGGTGCCGGGGATCAGCGCGGGAACCGCGGCGGCGATGGCCGCGATTTCCCTCGGATTGAGGTACGGATGA
- a CDS encoding GPW/gp25 family protein yields the protein MTATGREFLGIGWKFPLQVTPDGKIAQAKFEQRIEESIYLILSTSRGERVMLPGFGCGIHDLVFAPDNPGTVAAVQKHVREALVSGEPRIDVLEVAAETAPESPNLLLIRVSYRIRANNAVGNLVYPFYIGEGG from the coding sequence ATGACCGCCACCGGACGCGAATTCCTCGGCATCGGCTGGAAATTCCCGCTGCAGGTGACTCCCGACGGGAAGATCGCCCAGGCCAAATTCGAGCAGCGGATCGAGGAATCGATCTACCTCATCCTGAGCACAAGCCGCGGCGAGCGGGTGATGCTTCCCGGTTTCGGTTGCGGGATCCACGACCTGGTGTTCGCCCCCGACAATCCGGGGACCGTGGCGGCGGTGCAGAAGCACGTGCGCGAAGCGCTGGTGTCGGGCGAGCCGCGCATCGACGTGCTCGAAGTCGCCGCCGAGACCGCGCCCGAAAGCCCGAACCTGCTCCTGATCCGCGTCAGCTACCGGATCCGCGCCAACAACGCCGTGGGCAACCTGGTCTACCCGTTTTACATCGGGGAAGGTGGATAA
- a CDS encoding putative baseplate assembly protein produces the protein MPLADYVPKLDDRSFEDIMAEVRTRIARYTPEWNPGWTDLNDNDPGIALTQVFAWMSEMLIYRMNLVPELNYFKFLQLLGIELNPAEPAAVEITFPVKEDYADPYTTVPARTQVSAQAANGEAPLIFETESALTALTMRLASLQLFDGYSYTDITDANAEAADGFAPFGKSAAENAALLLGFSSADDFPAKTRLDLAFWSKESGKPGTAYACGPAASAAYASATVCWEYWDGTYWAKLDLLKDDTRAFTRSGHVHLKTPAKGSLQKTALGEETEKLYWIQARLAKNQYERAPQLLAVRTNTVAAVQAETLTDEVLGGSTGERDQVLALSRTPVLKGTLQLEVDEGDGFQAWTEVEDFFGSSPTDRHFVLDRTGGKVRFGDGFTGSIPVKNAANASANVVAREYRVGGGSRGNAAAGAVKTLVSAVEGVDDGAVANLVAASGGRDEETLAEAKKRAPAFVKSRCRAVTAEDFEYFAMRAAEIRRACALPLFHPDFPGTDIPGVVTVIVVPDSDCETPTPSEGTLRTVCAYLEERRLLTTELYVAKPAYQKVEVSAEVVVADSADLGDVKSAVGNSLESYFHALKGGEDGLGWPFGGTISYSRLMARIFSVKGVESIQNMKISLDRVTAEEYQNVPINTGALLYSGEHKIRVSYSDETIGACP, from the coding sequence ATGCCGCTGGCCGACTACGTCCCCAAGCTCGACGACCGGTCCTTCGAAGATATCATGGCCGAAGTGCGCACCCGGATCGCGCGCTACACGCCCGAGTGGAATCCGGGCTGGACGGACCTCAACGACAACGACCCGGGGATCGCCCTGACCCAGGTGTTCGCCTGGATGTCGGAGATGCTGATCTACCGGATGAACCTCGTCCCCGAGCTGAATTATTTCAAATTCCTGCAGCTCCTCGGGATCGAGCTGAACCCCGCCGAACCGGCCGCGGTCGAGATCACCTTCCCGGTCAAGGAGGACTACGCGGATCCCTATACGACCGTCCCAGCCCGCACCCAGGTGTCGGCCCAGGCCGCGAACGGCGAAGCGCCGCTGATCTTTGAGACCGAATCCGCCCTGACCGCGCTGACCATGCGGCTGGCTTCGCTTCAATTATTCGACGGCTATTCCTACACGGATATCACCGACGCCAACGCGGAGGCGGCCGACGGATTCGCGCCGTTCGGAAAATCGGCGGCCGAAAACGCCGCGCTGCTCCTCGGGTTCTCGTCCGCGGACGATTTTCCCGCCAAGACCCGGCTCGACCTCGCCTTCTGGAGCAAGGAATCGGGCAAGCCGGGGACCGCGTACGCCTGCGGACCCGCCGCCTCCGCGGCGTACGCCTCTGCGACGGTCTGCTGGGAATATTGGGACGGGACCTATTGGGCGAAGCTGGATCTGCTCAAGGACGACACGCGGGCGTTCACACGCTCCGGCCACGTCCACCTGAAGACCCCGGCCAAGGGCTCGCTGCAGAAGACCGCACTCGGCGAAGAGACCGAAAAACTATATTGGATCCAGGCCCGGCTTGCGAAAAACCAATACGAACGCGCCCCGCAACTCCTGGCCGTGCGGACCAACACCGTCGCCGCCGTTCAAGCCGAGACGCTCACCGACGAAGTTCTCGGCGGCAGCACGGGGGAACGCGACCAGGTCCTGGCCCTCTCCCGGACCCCGGTCCTGAAGGGCACGCTGCAACTGGAGGTGGACGAAGGCGACGGATTCCAGGCTTGGACGGAGGTGGAGGATTTCTTCGGATCGTCGCCGACCGACCGCCACTTCGTCCTCGACCGGACCGGCGGGAAAGTGCGCTTCGGCGACGGCTTCACCGGCAGCATCCCGGTGAAGAACGCAGCCAACGCGTCGGCCAACGTCGTCGCCCGCGAATACCGCGTGGGCGGGGGCTCACGCGGCAACGCCGCGGCCGGCGCGGTCAAGACCCTCGTCAGCGCGGTGGAAGGCGTGGACGATGGCGCCGTCGCCAACCTGGTCGCCGCCTCGGGCGGCCGGGACGAAGAAACCCTCGCCGAGGCCAAGAAGCGCGCGCCGGCGTTCGTTAAAAGCCGCTGCCGCGCCGTGACGGCGGAGGACTTCGAATATTTCGCGATGCGGGCCGCGGAAATCAGGCGCGCCTGCGCCCTGCCCCTGTTTCATCCGGACTTCCCCGGCACGGACATCCCCGGCGTGGTGACCGTGATCGTCGTCCCCGACAGCGACTGCGAAACCCCCACCCCGAGCGAGGGCACGTTGCGCACCGTCTGTGCCTACCTGGAGGAGCGGCGGTTGCTGACCACCGAGCTCTATGTGGCCAAACCGGCCTACCAAAAGGTGGAAGTATCCGCCGAGGTCGTCGTCGCCGACAGCGCCGACTTGGGCGACGTGAAATCGGCGGTCGGGAACAGCCTCGAGAGCTACTTCCACGCCCTTAAAGGCGGCGAAGACGGATTGGGGTGGCCCTTCGGCGGAACGATTTCCTATTCGCGTCTGATGGCTCGGATCTTTTCGGTGAAAGGGGTGGAAAGCATTCAAAACATGAAAATCTCCCTCGACCGGGTCACGGCCGAGGAATACCAGAACGTCCCGATCAATACCGGGGCGCTGCTCTACTCCGGCGAGCACAAGATCCGGGTGAGCTACAGCGATGAAACGATCGGCGCCTGCCCATGA
- a CDS encoding LysM peptidoglycan-binding domain-containing protein — protein sequence MEQLQLGTLVATFSDGNMEFIEFQCNPTEYSLEKGVQNSEINIPGLDSPLLQFIRGQDERLTLELFFDTTEHGMGAGATSVTTLTDSFYSLVKIKPEDHAPPLISFLWNQRIAGSGLSGWTGNQNRPDFTGVIESIRQKFTLFSPEGVPLRATLTLVLREYKTLDDQIRQLNLQSPDRTQSHVVQSGETLGSISARHYRRPGLWRNIADANRIEDPRRLTPGIFLAVPPLD from the coding sequence GTGGAGCAGCTCCAACTCGGAACGCTGGTCGCCACCTTCAGCGACGGGAACATGGAATTCATCGAATTCCAGTGCAACCCGACCGAATATTCCCTGGAAAAAGGCGTCCAGAATTCCGAGATAAACATCCCCGGCCTGGATTCGCCGCTGCTGCAGTTCATCCGCGGGCAGGACGAACGGCTGACCCTCGAATTGTTCTTCGACACCACCGAACACGGGATGGGCGCGGGCGCCACCAGCGTCACCACGCTCACCGACTCCTTCTACTCGCTGGTGAAGATCAAGCCCGAGGACCATGCTCCGCCGCTGATTTCTTTCCTGTGGAACCAGAGAATCGCCGGCAGCGGGCTCTCCGGGTGGACGGGCAACCAGAACCGTCCGGACTTCACCGGGGTGATCGAGAGCATCCGCCAGAAATTCACCCTGTTCAGCCCGGAGGGCGTGCCGCTGCGGGCCACGCTGACCCTCGTCCTCCGGGAGTACAAGACTCTTGACGACCAGATCCGGCAATTGAACCTGCAATCCCCGGACCGGACCCAGAGCCACGTGGTCCAGAGCGGCGAAACCCTCGGCTCCATCTCGGCCCGGCACTACCGCCGGCCGGGGTTGTGGCGGAACATCGCCGACGCCAACCGCATCGAAGATCCCCGCCGGCTGACACCGGGGATCTTCCTCGCCGTTCCACCGCTGGATTGA